The Desulfoplanes formicivorans genome window below encodes:
- a CDS encoding peptidylprolyl isomerase: protein MMRARARHILVPTRETCEQLKQDIMNGQDFAEVAAAHSTCPSGRRGGDLGTFGKEEMVPEFEEVVFTGDVGVVHGPVQTQFGFHLIEVTERTE from the coding sequence ATGATGAGAGCAAGGGCCAGGCACATCCTCGTGCCCACGCGTGAAACCTGTGAACAACTCAAACAGGATATTATGAACGGTCAGGATTTTGCCGAAGTGGCTGCAGCCCATTCCACGTGTCCGTCGGGCAGGCGGGGTGGCGATCTGGGTACCTTTGGCAAGGAAGAAATGGTTCCGGAATTCGAAGAGGTGGTTTTTACCGGCGATGTGGGAGTTGTTCACGGACCCGTGCAGACCCAGTTCGGGTTTCACCTTATCGAGGTGACCGAGAGAACCGAGTAG
- a CDS encoding nitroreductase family protein, with protein MIDFKVHEDRCIACGHCVADCPAGCIVMEKGALPVIPDEKKCIGCQHCLAVCPTGAISILGVDPDESMDLQYEMPTAHSLETLIKGRRSVRHYRKQSLEAATIKKLLEIAWHAPTGTNAQGVLFTATMTREATEALGKEIYARLGKMLPELDPQQDTLAHKYMRMAYGAYTEHGADVILRGAPHILIASAPGKIAVPMVDCVIALTHFELMAQTMGVGAVWDGMLTWCLAEFFPDLAERLGVPKAHKIGYCMVFGRPAVKYHRTVQRVPAKMNLVETF; from the coding sequence ATGATTGATTTCAAAGTACATGAAGACCGCTGCATCGCATGCGGCCATTGCGTGGCCGATTGTCCGGCCGGATGTATTGTCATGGAAAAGGGCGCATTGCCTGTCATCCCCGATGAAAAGAAGTGTATCGGCTGCCAGCATTGTCTGGCCGTATGTCCCACCGGGGCCATTTCCATCCTGGGAGTTGATCCGGATGAGAGCATGGACCTGCAGTACGAGATGCCCACGGCACATTCTCTGGAGACCCTCATCAAGGGGCGTCGGTCCGTGCGGCACTACAGGAAACAGTCTCTGGAAGCGGCAACCATCAAAAAGCTTCTGGAGATCGCCTGGCACGCGCCCACCGGCACCAACGCCCAGGGCGTGCTCTTTACCGCCACCATGACCCGGGAGGCCACCGAGGCCCTGGGCAAGGAGATCTATGCCCGGTTGGGCAAGATGCTTCCCGAGTTGGATCCCCAACAGGATACATTGGCCCACAAGTACATGCGCATGGCTTATGGGGCGTACACCGAACACGGCGCGGACGTCATCCTGCGTGGAGCTCCGCATATTCTCATTGCCAGCGCACCGGGCAAGATCGCCGTTCCCATGGTCGATTGCGTCATCGCCCTGACCCATTTCGAGCTCATGGCGCAGACTATGGGCGTTGGTGCGGTATGGGACGGCATGCTCACCTGGTGTCTGGCCGAATTCTTTCCTGATCTGGCCGAACGGCTCGGTGTACCCAAGGCCCACAAGATCGGCTATTGCATGGTTTTTGGTCGGCCTGCCGTAAAGTATCACCGCACGGTCCAGCGCGTTCCTGCCAAAATGAACCTGGTGGAAACGTTCTGA
- a CDS encoding YgjP-like metallopeptidase domain-containing protein, with protein MNRSESQKRPPKERQSLYLWGKRYPMHMDETGRVLHVERGHSILTLELPPDAPIPKPEEGLDAWYREELRNRAMGLIPKWEKIIGVKVKRLVITAMEKQRSSKPESGTIRLNTDLAKNPLDCLEYALVREMVRLLEPIRSVCFEELMDRFMPGWRAHRDRLNTLPVGHEMGHERNLYKKAQSR; from the coding sequence ATGAACCGCTCTGAATCACAAAAACGCCCCCCAAAGGAACGCCAAAGTCTTTATCTGTGGGGCAAACGCTATCCGATGCATATGGATGAAACAGGCAGGGTCCTGCATGTGGAGAGGGGACATTCCATCCTCACGTTGGAGCTTCCACCGGATGCACCGATTCCCAAACCAGAGGAAGGGTTGGACGCCTGGTATCGGGAGGAACTCAGGAACCGGGCCATGGGGTTGATCCCGAAATGGGAGAAAATTATCGGCGTGAAGGTGAAGCGGCTGGTCATCACAGCAATGGAAAAGCAGCGAAGCAGCAAACCCGAATCCGGTACCATTCGGCTGAACACGGATCTGGCCAAAAACCCTCTGGACTGTCTGGAATATGCCCTGGTTCGCGAGATGGTCCGGCTGCTGGAACCGATACGCAGCGTCTGTTTCGAGGAACTGATGGACAGGTTCATGCCCGGATGGAGAGCGCATCGTGACCGGCTGAACACATTGCCCGTGGGGCACGAGATGGGGCATGAGAGGAATTTGTACAAAAAAGCACAAAGTCGTTGA
- a CDS encoding 4Fe-4S dicluster domain-containing protein translates to MAHQTLRPGYDSLVDRINRFPQGAPPSPLLYKILNILFSEKEAELVAKLPIKPFDVHRAAQVWQKPLAETQNILDELAGRALLVDIEDENGKSVYVLPPPMAGFFEFSMMRTRGDIDQHLLAQLFYQYCNEEEDFIKNLFVKGETQLGRVFVNESVLAKEDDSHVLDYERASEVIRTSPQMGVSTCYCRSKMQHMDRACDAPLDICMTFNATAGSLIKHGFARSVDVAEGLDLLDQAYEHNLVQFGENCRQGVNFICNCCGCCCEALLAAKRFGLLHPIHTTNFMPVIDYDRCTTCGQCVIACPVEAMGLVSANDPNNPKRKKTHVHADICLGCGVCARNCPEQAITMRSREKRVITPLNSTHRCVVMAIERGQLQNLIFDNQVLWSHRALAAVLGVVLKLPGVKQVMALKQVKSRYLEYVITHFYRG, encoded by the coding sequence ATGGCACATCAAACTCTACGACCTGGCTATGATAGTCTTGTGGACCGCATTAATCGTTTTCCCCAGGGGGCGCCTCCTTCACCCTTGCTGTACAAGATCCTGAATATTCTGTTTTCGGAAAAGGAGGCCGAACTGGTGGCCAAGCTGCCCATCAAGCCTTTTGATGTTCACCGGGCCGCCCAGGTCTGGCAAAAGCCATTGGCCGAGACCCAAAACATTCTGGACGAGCTTGCCGGTCGGGCCCTGCTGGTGGATATCGAAGACGAGAACGGCAAGTCCGTGTATGTCCTTCCACCGCCCATGGCTGGTTTTTTCGAATTCTCCATGATGCGCACCCGTGGGGATATTGACCAGCATTTGCTGGCCCAGTTGTTCTACCAGTATTGCAATGAGGAAGAGGATTTCATCAAGAACCTGTTCGTCAAGGGGGAAACCCAGCTTGGCAGGGTCTTTGTGAATGAGTCCGTCCTGGCCAAGGAGGATGATAGCCATGTCCTGGATTACGAGCGGGCTTCCGAAGTTATCCGGACCTCTCCGCAAATGGGGGTATCAACCTGTTATTGCCGGTCCAAGATGCAGCACATGGACCGTGCCTGTGACGCCCCCCTGGACATCTGCATGACCTTTAACGCTACAGCGGGTTCACTCATCAAGCACGGTTTTGCCCGGTCTGTGGATGTGGCCGAGGGGCTTGATCTTCTGGATCAGGCCTATGAGCACAATCTGGTTCAGTTTGGGGAGAATTGCAGGCAAGGCGTTAATTTTATTTGCAATTGCTGCGGATGTTGCTGTGAAGCCCTTTTGGCTGCCAAGCGGTTTGGTCTGCTCCATCCCATTCACACGACCAATTTCATGCCTGTTATTGATTATGATCGTTGTACCACCTGCGGCCAATGTGTGATTGCCTGTCCGGTTGAGGCCATGGGGTTGGTTTCGGCCAATGATCCCAACAATCCCAAACGCAAGAAGACTCATGTGCATGCGGATATCTGCCTGGGGTGCGGCGTTTGTGCCAGGAATTGTCCCGAGCAGGCCATTACCATGCGATCCCGGGAAAAACGGGTTATCACTCCCCTTAACTCGACCCACCGGTGCGTGGTCATGGCCATTGAGCGTGGCCAGCTCCAGAATTTGATCTTTGACAATCAGGTCCTCTGGAGCCATCGCGCCCTGGCAGCGGTCCTCGGGGTGGTGCTCAAGCTGCCCGGGGTCAAGCAGGTCATGGCTTTGAAACAGGTCAAGTCCCGGTATCTGGAATATGTGATCACGCATTTTTATCGAGGATGA
- a CDS encoding FKBP-type peptidyl-prolyl cis-trans isomerase, producing the protein MQKVENGLFVQVEYTGTLEDGQVFDTSKGRAPLEVAMGAGQMIPGFEAALVGMELGEKKTFTLAPDEAYGEHMEERIMDFPAEQIPEDMDPQVGQTIGVSTSEGQQMPALITHVDDEKVTLDLNHPLAGKSLTFAIEVVGISNESATQQASSCSSGGCSSCCGDCGCGE; encoded by the coding sequence ATGCAAAAGGTAGAAAACGGTTTGTTCGTGCAGGTGGAGTACACGGGAACACTCGAAGACGGGCAGGTGTTCGACACCAGCAAGGGAAGAGCACCGCTGGAAGTGGCCATGGGTGCAGGCCAGATGATTCCCGGATTCGAGGCCGCTTTGGTGGGAATGGAGTTGGGGGAGAAGAAGACCTTCACCCTGGCCCCTGACGAAGCCTATGGCGAACACATGGAAGAACGGATCATGGATTTCCCGGCCGAGCAGATCCCTGAAGACATGGATCCGCAGGTGGGCCAGACCATCGGTGTGTCCACGTCCGAAGGCCAGCAGATGCCGGCGCTCATCACCCATGTGGACGACGAAAAGGTGACCCTGGATCTCAATCACCCCCTGGCTGGCAAGTCCCTGACCTTTGCCATCGAGGTGGTGGGTATTTCCAATGAATCGGCAACCCAGCAGGCATCCTCGTGCTCCAGCGGAGGCTGTTCCAGCTGCTGCGGTGACTGCGGGTGCGGGGAGTAG
- a CDS encoding 4Fe-4S binding protein, with product MRISFSCVRRSVQVVFALFCLFTGWRFYRYSLWLTGASTVAAVRPPSVEAFLPISALLGFKSFLVTGVFDSIHPAGLVILLAAVGSALLLRRAFCGYICPIGLFSDGLFRLGEGFLPRPSIPRPLEHPGEP from the coding sequence ATGCGTATTTCCTTTTCTTGTGTCCGACGCAGTGTGCAGGTCGTATTCGCCCTGTTCTGTCTTTTCACGGGCTGGCGTTTTTATAGGTACTCTCTCTGGCTCACCGGGGCGTCCACGGTTGCGGCCGTAAGACCTCCTTCGGTGGAGGCATTTCTCCCCATCAGCGCTCTTCTGGGATTCAAATCCTTTCTGGTAACCGGCGTCTTCGATTCCATCCATCCTGCGGGTTTGGTGATCCTTCTGGCCGCCGTGGGTTCCGCGTTGCTGCTTCGCAGGGCTTTCTGCGGCTACATCTGCCCCATAGGCCTTTTTTCCGACGGTCTTTTCCGGTTGGGCGAAGGTTTTCTGCCCCGTCCGTCCATCCCGAGGCCACTGGAGCACCCAGGTGAGCCCTGA
- a CDS encoding 4Fe-4S binding protein: MQSIPLAEIHEAIAKIGCPTFTTLDGDTMHSRIISVCGGDDEGIYFLTMNVKPFYRQLKANPQVALCGIYPSGRKEGKNKDGQPYLEPGFFLRLTGEAREVTDEEVRKKAQAGSEPHQYALEDAERYPAMRLFCIFKGKGEIFDYDFEMENRDHKLLRTRFAFGGESVSEAGVHIDPTACIGCGACFETCTFKAIEEDGNVFRVQGEWCDECGSCIQVCPVEAIEVSETM, from the coding sequence ATGCAATCAATACCACTTGCAGAGATTCATGAAGCCATTGCCAAGATCGGCTGCCCCACCTTCACCACCCTTGACGGGGACACCATGCACAGCCGGATTATCAGCGTGTGCGGTGGTGATGACGAGGGGATCTATTTTCTGACCATGAACGTGAAGCCGTTCTACCGCCAGCTCAAAGCCAATCCCCAGGTGGCCCTGTGCGGCATCTATCCTTCCGGCCGCAAAGAAGGAAAGAACAAGGATGGGCAGCCCTACTTGGAACCTGGCTTTTTTCTACGACTTACGGGCGAGGCGCGTGAAGTTACTGACGAGGAAGTCAGGAAAAAGGCCCAGGCAGGCAGTGAACCCCATCAGTACGCACTAGAAGACGCCGAACGTTATCCGGCCATGCGTCTTTTTTGTATTTTCAAGGGCAAAGGCGAAATATTTGATTACGATTTTGAGATGGAGAATCGCGACCACAAATTGTTGCGAACCCGCTTTGCTTTTGGAGGGGAAAGCGTGAGTGAGGCAGGGGTGCACATCGATCCAACCGCATGTATCGGCTGCGGTGCATGCTTCGAGACCTGTACCTTCAAGGCCATTGAAGAGGACGGGAATGTCTTTCGCGTACAGGGTGAGTGGTGTGATGAATGCGGCAGCTGCATCCAGGTCTGTCCGGTGGAGGCCATCGAGGTATCGGAAACCATGTGA
- a CDS encoding formate--tetrahydrofolate ligase, whose translation MSRSDRCSLRERKVVLEEAGIKTLDPTKYPDGDIAMDAEKRMKTVYELADQMGLESRELLPYGHYMGKIDAAPVLNRLGKKPDGKYIDVTAITPTPLGEGKSTTTIGLVQGLGRRGKRCSAAIRQPSGGPTMGIKGSAAGGGRSQCIPLSQYSLGFTGDINAVQNAHNLAMVALTARMQHERNYSDEKLLAMSGMDRLNIDPTRVEMGWTMDYCCQALRNIIIGIDGGNGSRDGYMMRSRFDITVSSEVMAILAIAADLADLRARIGRIIVAFDKFGNPVTTSDLEVAGAMTAWLVEAVKPNLIQTLEGQPVLVHAGPFANIAIGQSSIIADRVALKLSDYHVTESGFGADVGYEKFWNLKCHYSGLAPDAAVVVATIRALKCHGGAPVPRPGKKLPDEYTRENVEWVEKGCANLLHHIGVVKKSGVSPVVCINAFVSDTKDEIRKVKELCEAAGARVALSRHWECGGEGALELADAVTDACEEKSRFTPLYSWDMSMRKRIETVAREIYGADGVDYSFEASSRLKQIENDPAFADFGLCMVKTHLSLSDNPSLKGVPKGWRLKVGDVLTYGGAGFIVPVAGSISLMPGTGSNPSYRRIDVDTATGRVKGLF comes from the coding sequence ATGAGTCGTTCTGATCGCTGTTCCCTTCGGGAGAGGAAGGTTGTCCTTGAGGAAGCCGGAATCAAAACCCTTGACCCCACAAAGTATCCGGACGGTGATATCGCCATGGATGCGGAAAAGCGGATGAAAACCGTGTACGAACTTGCCGATCAGATGGGGCTGGAAAGTCGGGAATTGCTTCCCTACGGTCACTACATGGGCAAGATCGATGCGGCTCCTGTTCTCAATCGGCTGGGAAAAAAGCCTGACGGAAAATATATCGACGTGACCGCCATCACCCCCACCCCCCTGGGAGAAGGCAAGTCCACGACTACTATCGGCCTGGTGCAGGGACTGGGCAGACGGGGAAAACGCTGTTCCGCGGCCATCCGCCAGCCTTCGGGCGGTCCCACCATGGGGATCAAAGGCTCTGCAGCAGGAGGGGGACGTTCCCAGTGCATTCCCCTTTCTCAATATTCCCTCGGTTTCACCGGAGATATCAATGCCGTTCAAAACGCCCACAATCTGGCCATGGTGGCTCTTACGGCACGCATGCAGCATGAACGCAACTACAGCGACGAGAAGCTGCTGGCCATGTCGGGTATGGATCGCCTGAACATCGATCCCACACGGGTGGAGATGGGCTGGACCATGGATTACTGCTGCCAGGCCCTGCGCAACATCATCATCGGCATCGACGGGGGCAACGGCTCGCGCGACGGGTACATGATGCGTTCGCGCTTCGACATCACCGTTTCCTCCGAAGTCATGGCCATCCTGGCCATAGCCGCCGATCTGGCCGATCTGCGTGCCCGCATCGGCAGGATCATCGTGGCCTTCGACAAGTTCGGGAATCCCGTCACCACCTCGGATCTCGAAGTGGCCGGAGCCATGACCGCGTGGCTGGTCGAGGCCGTCAAGCCCAATCTCATCCAGACTCTGGAAGGCCAGCCCGTACTGGTGCATGCCGGGCCATTTGCCAATATAGCCATCGGCCAGAGTTCCATCATCGCTGACAGGGTCGCACTCAAACTTTCAGACTACCATGTGACGGAATCGGGATTCGGGGCCGATGTCGGGTATGAAAAATTCTGGAATCTCAAGTGCCATTACAGCGGGCTGGCCCCGGATGCGGCTGTTGTGGTGGCCACCATCCGCGCCCTCAAGTGCCATGGTGGTGCCCCCGTCCCCCGGCCCGGAAAAAAGCTTCCCGACGAATATACCCGTGAAAACGTGGAATGGGTGGAAAAGGGATGCGCCAATCTTCTGCATCACATCGGGGTGGTGAAAAAGTCCGGGGTTTCTCCCGTGGTGTGCATCAATGCCTTTGTTTCGGATACGAAAGACGAAATCAGGAAGGTGAAGGAACTCTGCGAAGCAGCGGGGGCCCGGGTCGCTCTTTCCAGACATTGGGAATGCGGCGGCGAAGGGGCGCTGGAGCTGGCTGATGCGGTTACGGATGCCTGCGAGGAAAAAAGCCGGTTCACGCCTTTGTACTCATGGGACATGTCCATGCGCAAGCGTATCGAAACCGTTGCCCGGGAGATCTACGGGGCTGACGGGGTGGACTATTCTTTCGAGGCGTCTTCCCGGCTCAAGCAGATCGAAAATGATCCCGCTTTTGCTGATTTCGGCCTGTGCATGGTGAAGACCCATCTCTCGCTGTCGGACAATCCCTCTCTCAAGGGGGTGCCCAAGGGATGGAGGCTCAAGGTCGGCGACGTGCTCACGTACGGGGGGGCCGGGTTCATCGTGCCCGTGGCCGGGTCCATCTCCCTCATGCCGGGGACCGGGTCCAATCCTTCGTACAGAAGGATCGACGTGGACACGGCAACGGGCCGCGTCAAAGGATTGTTTTAA
- a CDS encoding multidrug effflux MFS transporter: MKTTDHLKKVLLLSLLATFPPLSTDMYLPALPFLQKIWQQPMSTMNLTLVVFFVSYCLTLVMYGPLSDRFGRRKPLLLGIAIYILASLFCAFSGNIYSLIIFRILQAAGASSASVISMAITKDLYEGYERQRLLGYMGVIMALAPMLAPVLGAWIMTYFSWPWIFICQGAIGFVAWAGVFFMEEPLKELSVSGVRATAGMYLQLLHNKSYLGMVVLFSLIVFPHFSFIGSAADIYINTFGTSEQVFGYFFAFNAFSIMAGSFAFTRLHKRIESRKLLTISFAGILLGGLLMRSALFSGPWTLALPMALVSFFFGCSRPPSNNLILEQVDHGAGTASSFMILVYFMIGAFSMWFIALDWINKVHVISLLAIFSGGIVLSFWLLVSTRSHPDTNPTKSGRENR, translated from the coding sequence ATGAAAACAACAGACCATCTCAAAAAAGTTCTCCTTTTGTCTCTCCTTGCAACATTCCCACCCCTCTCCACCGACATGTACCTTCCCGCCCTGCCCTTTCTGCAAAAAATCTGGCAGCAGCCCATGTCGACCATGAACCTCACGTTGGTGGTTTTCTTCGTTAGCTATTGCTTGACTCTTGTCATGTACGGCCCTCTCTCCGACAGGTTCGGTCGTCGCAAACCCCTGTTGCTCGGTATCGCAATCTATATCCTCGCAAGCCTGTTTTGTGCTTTTTCCGGGAATATATACAGTCTGATCATATTCAGAATATTGCAGGCGGCCGGAGCGTCATCGGCATCGGTGATCTCCATGGCAATTACAAAAGACCTTTATGAAGGATACGAGCGTCAGAGATTACTGGGATACATGGGAGTCATCATGGCTCTGGCCCCCATGCTGGCTCCTGTTTTGGGAGCATGGATCATGACATATTTTTCCTGGCCGTGGATCTTTATCTGTCAGGGAGCCATCGGTTTTGTGGCATGGGCCGGGGTCTTTTTCATGGAAGAGCCCCTCAAGGAACTGTCCGTCAGTGGCGTACGAGCCACCGCAGGGATGTATCTGCAGCTTCTGCATAATAAAAGCTATCTTGGCATGGTTGTACTTTTTTCTCTCATTGTTTTCCCTCACTTCTCCTTCATTGGATCCGCCGCCGACATTTACATCAATACCTTTGGTACTTCAGAGCAGGTGTTTGGCTACTTCTTTGCTTTCAATGCGTTTTCAATCATGGCCGGTTCATTTGCCTTTACTCGTCTGCATAAACGCATTGAGAGCAGAAAACTGCTGACCATAAGCTTTGCAGGGATTCTACTGGGAGGCTTGCTCATGCGCTCCGCTCTCTTTTCCGGTCCCTGGACCCTGGCTCTACCCATGGCCCTTGTATCCTTCTTCTTTGGTTGCAGTCGCCCCCCCAGCAACAACCTGATTCTCGAACAAGTGGACCATGGCGCCGGAACCGCCTCCTCTTTCATGATTCTCGTCTACTTCATGATCGGGGCATTCTCCATGTGGTTCATTGCTCTTGACTGGATAAACAAAGTCCATGTGATTTCCCTTCTTGCCATTTTCAGTGGAGGGATAGTCCTGAGTTTCTGGCTCCTCGTGTCCACAAGGAGCCACCCTGACACGAACCCAACGAAAAGCGGACGAGAAAACCGGTGA
- a CDS encoding carboxymuconolactone decarboxylase family protein, with protein MLEHQTELKENIGRDFDTYKRLLPDVARAYEELPAEVYKDGVLPGKIKRLMALNAALVKGCRACILYQTDLALKAGATVEEILEASAVAISLGGTMAAGEVTRVVRFLKEQGLLPESGKG; from the coding sequence ATGCTGGAACACCAAACAGAGCTCAAGGAAAACATCGGAAGGGATTTTGACACCTACAAACGATTGCTTCCTGACGTGGCCCGGGCCTACGAAGAGTTACCTGCCGAAGTGTACAAGGACGGTGTGTTGCCGGGAAAGATCAAACGTCTCATGGCCCTGAATGCTGCCCTGGTCAAAGGCTGTCGGGCCTGCATCCTGTATCAGACCGACCTTGCCCTGAAGGCCGGGGCCACCGTGGAAGAGATATTGGAAGCATCTGCCGTGGCCATCTCCCTGGGCGGGACCATGGCCGCCGGAGAGGTCACCCGCGTCGTACGCTTTCTTAAAGAGCAAGGATTGTTGCCTGAATCAGGGAAAGGATGA
- a CDS encoding zinc-binding alcohol dehydrogenase family protein — MKMIVATCGEAADSPRAFVLQDQPVPEPQGRDILVGINAMGMNPVDTKVRTGMEGERVLGWDACGIVEAVGSEVAGFAIGDRVFYAGDLTRPGTNTEYHLVDERIVAKAPASLSDAQVAAMPLTSITAWEALFERLQFVPEPGANRGQSIMIIGGAGGVGSIATQLAHWAGLTVYATASRPETAAWCKKLGADGIVNHRKNLAEELAAAGAGQVDAIFCTTHLERHWQAMADSIRPQGKVVFIDDPEHPLDLTVFKMKSVTLVWEFMYTRSMFQTPDMAEQGKLLTRVSGLLEDGTLVSTLSETLTGLTVENIRAMHIRQESGAMVGKQVLVV; from the coding sequence ATGAAAATGATCGTAGCCACATGTGGAGAGGCTGCTGACAGCCCCAGGGCATTTGTTCTTCAGGATCAGCCCGTTCCCGAGCCCCAGGGGCGGGATATACTTGTTGGCATCAACGCCATGGGTATGAACCCGGTGGATACCAAGGTCCGCACAGGCATGGAAGGAGAAAGGGTACTGGGCTGGGACGCTTGCGGCATTGTGGAAGCCGTGGGGAGCGAGGTGGCGGGTTTTGCCATAGGGGATCGTGTCTTCTATGCTGGCGATCTCACCCGCCCCGGCACGAACACTGAATACCATCTTGTGGACGAACGTATTGTTGCCAAGGCTCCGGCTTCCCTTTCAGACGCACAGGTTGCAGCCATGCCCCTTACGTCCATCACTGCCTGGGAAGCCCTTTTCGAACGTCTGCAATTCGTACCCGAACCTGGGGCCAACAGGGGACAAAGCATCATGATCATCGGCGGGGCCGGAGGCGTGGGTTCCATTGCCACCCAGCTCGCGCATTGGGCCGGACTGACGGTCTATGCCACTGCCTCTCGCCCGGAAACGGCCGCATGGTGCAAGAAACTCGGTGCTGACGGTATCGTCAATCATCGCAAGAATCTGGCCGAGGAACTGGCGGCTGCCGGAGCCGGGCAGGTGGACGCGATTTTTTGCACGACCCACCTGGAGCGTCATTGGCAGGCCATGGCTGACAGCATCCGGCCGCAGGGAAAAGTGGTTTTTATCGATGATCCTGAACATCCCCTGGATCTCACGGTGTTCAAGATGAAGAGCGTTACCCTGGTCTGGGAATTCATGTACACCCGTTCCATGTTCCAGACTCCGGACATGGCTGAGCAGGGCAAACTGCTGACCCGGGTGTCCGGACTGCTCGAGGACGGCACCCTTGTTTCCACCCTCAGCGAGACCCTGACCGGGCTGACCGTGGAGAACATTCGGGCCATGCACATCAGGCAGGAAAGCGGGGCCATGGTGGGCAAGCAGGTACTGGTGGTATAG
- a CDS encoding DEAD/DEAH box helicase: protein MNETTQADEPESATPRIPEAGLNDLPEFLQEACARMGWTSLTPVQARTLPYLISGRDVMVQSRTGTGKTGAYVLPLFEKIDVTRPGCQALVLVPTRELARQVIAEAQAIGHGGKIKTASLYGGASYTTQLTDLRAGAQFVVGTPGRVLDHLLKGALNLDHLSFLVLDEADRMLSMGFYPDMKAVQGYLPRKKITTALFSATYPPHVKRLAGEFLHKPQVLSLSSDHMHVTEVEHVYYKVPGMKRDRALIRILEMENPASAIIFCNTKANVHYVTVVLKRFGYDADELSSDLSQGARDRVLGRVRKGDLRFLVATDVAARGIDIPELSHVIQYEPPEDPEVYIHRAGRTGRAGASGQAIILVDVIEELKMRSIARQFGVPIEERDLPGDDDVQELMSERAIALLEAKMRTRDLLQKERQERFGPLAKALGEDEELRPLMAMLLDEFYQSCVSKPVAVPADTGKKGKDPVKSESRKRPRRRPRKKRPAARKEGSGSASGSNQAPRNQQPASSNRE, encoded by the coding sequence ATGAACGAAACAACACAAGCGGACGAGCCGGAATCAGCAACACCCCGGATTCCGGAAGCCGGTCTGAACGATCTTCCGGAGTTTCTCCAGGAAGCATGCGCCCGAATGGGGTGGACATCCCTGACTCCTGTCCAGGCCCGGACTCTTCCCTATCTGATTTCCGGTCGGGATGTCATGGTCCAGTCCCGGACTGGAACCGGCAAGACCGGGGCCTATGTACTGCCCCTGTTTGAAAAGATTGATGTCACCCGTCCCGGGTGTCAGGCCCTGGTTCTTGTTCCTACCAGGGAATTGGCCCGCCAGGTCATTGCCGAGGCTCAAGCCATTGGCCATGGCGGGAAGATCAAAACAGCCTCGTTGTACGGTGGGGCTTCGTACACGACCCAGTTGACGGATTTGCGTGCAGGGGCCCAGTTCGTGGTCGGTACGCCGGGAAGGGTCCTTGACCACCTTCTCAAGGGAGCCCTGAATCTGGACCACCTGTCCTTTCTGGTTCTGGACGAGGCCGACCGGATGCTTTCCATGGGATTTTATCCGGACATGAAGGCCGTACAGGGGTATCTTCCCCGCAAAAAGATCACGACAGCGCTTTTTTCCGCCACCTACCCCCCCCATGTCAAACGCCTGGCAGGCGAGTTCCTGCACAAGCCCCAGGTGCTCAGTCTGAGCAGCGACCACATGCACGTCACCGAAGTCGAGCATGTCTATTACAAGGTTCCGGGGATGAAGCGGGACAGGGCCCTCATCCGCATCCTGGAAATGGAAAACCCGGCCTCGGCGATCATTTTTTGCAACACCAAAGCCAACGTGCATTATGTCACGGTTGTTCTGAAACGATTCGGCTATGACGCCGACGAACTCAGCTCCGATCTTTCCCAGGGAGCCCGGGATCGGGTTCTGGGGCGGGTGCGCAAGGGAGACCTCCGTTTTCTGGTGGCCACGGATGTGGCTGCCCGGGGGATCGACATTCCCGAGCTGTCCCATGTCATCCAGTACGAGCCCCCTGAAGATCCGGAAGTGTATATCCATCGTGCCGGGCGAACCGGCCGGGCCGGTGCCAGTGGTCAGGCCATCATTCTGGTGGACGTGATCGAGGAACTCAAGATGCGATCCATTGCTAGGCAGTTCGGCGTTCCCATTGAGGAGCGGGATCTGCCCGGAGATGATGATGTCCAGGAACTCATGTCCGAACGGGCCATCGCCCTGCTTGAGGCCAAAATGCGTACCAGGGATCTGCTCCAGAAGGAACGCCAGGAACGGTTCGGTCCATTGGCCAAGGCCCTTGGAGAGGACGAGGAACTGCGTCCCCTCATGGCCATGCTTCTGGATGAGTTTTATCAGAGCTGCGTGTCCAAGCCCGTTGCAGTACCTGCGGATACCGGGAAAAAGGGCAAGGATCCGGTGAAGTCCGAATCCCGCAAGCGTCCGCGGCGTCGCCCCAGAAAAAAGCGCCCGGCCGCCAGAAAAGAAGGTTCCGGTTCGGCCTCAGGATCGAATCAGGCCCCACGAAATCAGCAACCAGCATCCAGCAACAGGGAGTAG